One stretch of Microcebus murinus isolate Inina chromosome 12, M.murinus_Inina_mat1.0, whole genome shotgun sequence DNA includes these proteins:
- the LOC105875324 gene encoding olfactory receptor 1L3-like — MKGVNQTSSVSEFILLGLSSRPEDQKPLFALFLVMYVVTVVGNLLIILAIRSDPQLQTPMYFFLSILSFVDICYTTTIVPKMLVNFLSKKKSISYAECMAQMYFFLAFANTESYLLAAMALDRYVAICDPFHYVTTMSPRRCVLLLAGSCSISHLHSLLLVLLMTRLLFCDSNVIHHFLCDINPLLKLSCSSTFVNEMVINTEGLTTLVMPFICIVISYLRILLAVLKIPSAAGKRKAFSTCGSHLTMVTLFYGSIIYVYFRPLSSYTVKDRVATVIYTVLSSMLNPFIYSLRNKDMKRGLRKLMGRRRS; from the coding sequence ATGAAAGGGGTCAACCAAACCAGCAGTGTCTCTGAGTTCATCCTCCTGGGACTCTCCTCCCGGCCTGAGGACCAGAAGCCACTCTTTGCCCTGTTCCTCGTCATGTACGTGGTCACCGTGGTGGGGAACTTGCTCATCATCCTGGCCATCCGCTCTGACCCTCAGCTGCAAACACCCATGTATTTCTTCCTCAGCATCTTGTCCTTCGTTGACATTTGCTACACAACCACCATCGTCCCCAAGATGCTAGTGAACTTTCTGTCGAAGAAGAAGTCCATCTCCTATGCTGAGTGCATGGCTCAGATGTATTTCTTCTTGGCTTTTGCCAACACGGAAAGTTACCTCCTGGCAGCCATGGCCCtcgaccgctatgtggccatctgtgaCCCCTTCCACTATGTCACCACCATGAGCCCCCGCCGCTGTGTCCTGCTGCTGGCCGGCTCCTGCTCCATCTCTCACCTCCACTCTCTCCTACTAGTTCTTCTGATGACTCGGCTTCTCTTCTGCGACTCCAATGTCATCCACCACTTCCTCTGCGACATCAACCCTCTGCTGAAATTGTCCTGCTCCTCCACGTTTGTCAATGAAATGGTAATTAACACAGAAGGACTGACAACCTTGGTGATGCCCTTCATCTGCATTGTCATCTCTTACCTACGCATCCTCCTTGCTGTTCTTAAAATCCCCTCCGCCGCTGGGAAGCGgaaagccttctccacctgtggCTCCCACCTCACCATGGTGACCCTCTTTTACGGCAGCATAATCTACGTTTATTTCCGGCCCCTGTCCAGCTACACCGTCAAGGACCGCGTGGCAACAGTCATCTACACAGTTTTGTCCTCCATGCTTAACCCGTTTatctacagcctgaggaacaAAGACATGAAGCGGGGCCTGCGGAAGCTGATGGGCAGGAGGAGGTCCTAG